In Gemmatimonadales bacterium, the following are encoded in one genomic region:
- a CDS encoding ATP-binding protein — protein sequence MKFQGATSLQTGRTLLWLGAAATVLFAGEAALHAGWPLLTLLALTAAGFAVFGWRLADHTTRGAATGLALLSLAAAIAAGKMAHTSLHANLLQSEAVRAARAERDRLLRSSLAAASRTAQLALDRVGTAKPQNAPTLDDLRAGSEVETAIDITAGDTIVASTGPHRMQPLVGTTPAALISTPFAILLVVRSHRGVRQAEVTLLLDSLPGLPIAGPSLAASAGGGQGVRWTWATSPDRLLEYPSLDAASNAVITAMQPVPPPVPEFVAGEERVARLIVGAGILVLALIVLLTGPTPAIRAGAILVPLWALARADLTSTQTGLNAIRTALAVAALLFLATALWRRPARRNVIGMVAAVLLLATAPPLTVILARLVTPPGAHSLMVEFGWELLIALAAAGLIAVAVAPLRAPGDDGADPVWGWFATAAVVFVGLVGIEAWTPVGWQSWYLPLWLLPIVFFLPVTSPRIRLLAVATTASVLAILASWSVSLDHRMDLARADVNRLNSPFDSTSAMALDQFVATARAAHATRLDRLYAAWSASPLAQEGVPTYLALWSAEGDQREVVALDSLSVGWSELAPLVRFAGPDPKRIGLPLGAGHHEVLILPLAPDTVATVTVGPRSRLLAPTTFGLLVGWRQPESDPPYTVEVNYDATPTPDGIFRRNHRFISADRVITSGDMPPRVVRATVTIEQPQPFLVRAMLGILVDIGVILAVWLALQRILGQPRTLVGPVFQRSYRRTMTGALIVFFIVPAALLTATSVLRLRVDATQQRTAELSSTVREVAAGGGLAQAELRRPSNDTLAVIGDSANAAIGIYQEGRLTAASDPLLAELGYLPPIIDHGTRTPAGLDAIALPPPFPGARLRVGMIGTARPGVLLLTAIPGSDTGLAREQIDQALRLLLVALSGIIASILVAGAIARALGQPIEMLRQAAIAIGRRELPPGVGLVPAEFAPVFGAITQMEDDLRATEAELQAGRARTAAILATVATGVIGIDADTVVTHANPRANELLGREIVIGAPIAPQLSSDWRVLNIGIERLLGLRHHTAENREIQLGEARFAVTLAPLSDGGLVLAITDITESSRAARIVAWGEMARQVAHEIKNPLTPMRLGLQHLRRIRADGGGDLSHAVHETTERLLAEVDRLDRIARSFARYGAPPEETAPLEPIDLAAAATELASLFSLTAERPTVEVSGSAAGPVLSRKEELIQVLLNLLDNARQAGASVVRMVLAGYSLRVTDDGKGISADQIARIFEPAFSTTTSGTGLGLAIVRRLVDGWGATVAVESEPGRGATFTIRFAAGGGGEEAGG from the coding sequence GTGAAGTTTCAAGGTGCTACATCTCTGCAAACTGGCCGGACGCTCCTCTGGCTCGGAGCGGCGGCAACGGTCCTCTTTGCCGGCGAGGCAGCACTCCACGCCGGGTGGCCGCTGCTGACACTGCTTGCGCTGACAGCGGCGGGGTTCGCGGTGTTCGGGTGGCGGCTTGCCGATCACACCACCCGCGGAGCCGCCACCGGACTCGCGTTGCTGTCGCTCGCCGCCGCCATCGCGGCGGGGAAGATGGCGCACACGTCGCTGCACGCCAATCTGCTCCAGTCCGAAGCGGTTCGCGCGGCCAGGGCCGAGCGGGACCGCCTCCTCCGCTCGTCACTCGCAGCCGCCTCGCGTACCGCGCAGCTGGCGCTCGACCGCGTTGGCACCGCCAAGCCACAGAACGCCCCGACGCTCGACGACTTGCGTGCCGGGAGCGAAGTCGAAACGGCGATTGATATCACCGCCGGTGATACCATCGTCGCCTCGACCGGGCCCCACCGGATGCAGCCGTTGGTGGGTACCACCCCTGCAGCCCTGATCAGCACGCCGTTCGCCATCCTGCTCGTGGTCCGATCGCATCGCGGCGTCCGCCAGGCTGAAGTCACGCTCCTCCTTGATTCACTTCCCGGACTTCCGATCGCAGGACCGTCGCTCGCGGCGAGCGCCGGCGGCGGCCAGGGGGTGCGATGGACCTGGGCGACTTCGCCCGATCGACTCCTCGAATATCCGTCGCTTGATGCCGCGAGCAATGCCGTGATCACTGCGATGCAGCCGGTTCCGCCACCGGTCCCCGAGTTCGTCGCCGGGGAGGAGCGGGTCGCCCGGCTGATCGTGGGTGCCGGGATCCTGGTCCTCGCCCTGATCGTGCTCCTGACCGGTCCCACGCCTGCGATACGTGCGGGCGCGATTCTGGTTCCATTGTGGGCATTGGCACGAGCTGATCTGACCAGTACGCAAACTGGCCTCAATGCGATTCGAACCGCCCTCGCCGTCGCTGCATTGCTCTTTCTCGCGACGGCGTTGTGGCGGAGGCCCGCCCGCCGAAATGTGATCGGAATGGTCGCGGCGGTGCTCCTCCTCGCCACGGCGCCGCCGCTTACCGTCATCCTCGCGCGACTGGTCACACCGCCGGGGGCGCATTCGCTGATGGTCGAGTTCGGGTGGGAGTTGCTGATCGCCCTCGCGGCCGCCGGGCTGATCGCGGTCGCGGTGGCGCCTCTCCGCGCCCCCGGTGACGACGGCGCCGACCCGGTGTGGGGGTGGTTCGCGACCGCGGCGGTCGTCTTTGTCGGACTGGTCGGGATCGAGGCGTGGACGCCGGTTGGGTGGCAGTCGTGGTACCTCCCGCTCTGGCTCCTCCCGATCGTCTTCTTCCTGCCAGTCACGTCGCCGCGCATCCGGCTCCTCGCGGTGGCAACGACCGCAAGCGTGCTGGCGATCCTCGCATCGTGGTCGGTGTCGCTCGACCACCGGATGGATCTCGCCCGGGCCGACGTCAATCGTCTCAACTCGCCGTTCGATTCGACTTCGGCGATGGCGCTCGACCAGTTCGTGGCAACGGCCCGGGCAGCGCACGCGACGCGACTCGACCGGCTCTACGCCGCGTGGAGTGCCTCGCCGCTGGCGCAGGAAGGTGTGCCGACCTATCTGGCGCTCTGGAGCGCCGAGGGAGACCAGCGTGAAGTCGTGGCGCTCGACTCGCTGAGCGTCGGCTGGAGCGAACTCGCCCCGCTGGTGCGATTCGCAGGGCCCGATCCGAAGCGGATCGGCCTTCCGCTCGGCGCGGGCCATCACGAAGTGCTGATCCTGCCGCTGGCGCCCGACACGGTTGCGACTGTGACCGTCGGCCCGCGATCGCGATTGCTCGCGCCCACCACCTTTGGCCTGCTCGTCGGCTGGCGGCAACCGGAGAGCGATCCGCCGTACACCGTCGAGGTCAACTACGACGCCACGCCGACGCCGGACGGAATCTTCCGGCGCAATCATCGATTCATCTCGGCCGATCGCGTGATCACCTCGGGTGACATGCCGCCGAGAGTGGTTCGCGCCACCGTGACGATCGAGCAGCCGCAGCCATTCCTGGTGCGCGCGATGCTCGGCATCCTGGTCGATATCGGGGTGATTCTCGCCGTCTGGCTCGCGCTGCAGCGGATTCTCGGCCAGCCGCGCACTCTCGTCGGTCCGGTCTTCCAGCGCTCGTATCGCCGCACGATGACCGGCGCGCTGATCGTCTTCTTCATCGTTCCGGCGGCGCTGCTGACGGCGACGAGCGTCCTCCGATTGCGCGTCGACGCGACGCAGCAACGGACCGCGGAGCTTTCGAGCACCGTGCGCGAAGTGGCGGCCGGCGGTGGCCTGGCACAGGCGGAGCTGCGGCGCCCCAGCAACGACACCCTGGCGGTGATCGGTGACAGCGCCAATGCTGCCATCGGCATCTACCAGGAGGGGCGGCTCACCGCTGCGAGCGATCCGCTCCTCGCCGAACTCGGGTATCTCCCGCCGATCATCGATCACGGCACTCGCACGCCGGCGGGGTTGGACGCGATTGCGCTGCCACCGCCCTTTCCCGGCGCGCGCCTTCGCGTGGGGATGATCGGCACCGCGCGTCCGGGTGTGCTCCTGCTCACCGCGATTCCCGGGAGTGATACCGGGCTCGCCCGCGAGCAGATCGACCAGGCGTTGCGACTGCTCCTCGTCGCGCTGAGCGGGATCATCGCCTCGATTCTTGTTGCGGGCGCGATTGCGCGGGCACTCGGACAGCCGATCGAGATGCTCCGGCAGGCCGCCATCGCCATCGGTCGCCGGGAGCTCCCTCCCGGGGTCGGACTGGTGCCGGCGGAGTTCGCTCCGGTCTTCGGCGCGATCACCCAGATGGAGGATGATCTCCGCGCCACCGAAGCGGAGCTGCAGGCGGGGCGCGCGCGAACCGCCGCGATTCTCGCGACGGTGGCGACGGGCGTGATCGGTATCGACGCCGACACGGTCGTGACCCATGCCAATCCCCGCGCCAACGAATTGCTCGGCCGAGAAATCGTGATCGGCGCGCCGATCGCCCCGCAACTGTCGAGCGACTGGCGCGTGTTGAACATCGGGATCGAGCGATTGCTCGGGCTGCGTCATCACACAGCGGAGAATCGCGAGATCCAGTTGGGTGAGGCGCGCTTTGCCGTGACGCTGGCGCCCTTGAGCGACGGCGGACTCGTTCTCGCGATCACCGATATCACCGAGTCGTCGCGCGCAGCGCGGATCGTGGCGTGGGGTGAAATGGCACGGCAGGTCGCGCACGAGATCAAGAATCCGCTGACGCCGATGCGGCTGGGGCTGCAGCACCTGCGGCGAATCCGCGCCGACGGCGGCGGCGACCTGAGTCACGCGGTGCACGAGACGACCGAGCGGCTGCTCGCAGAGGTCGACCGCCTCGACCGGATCGCGAGGTCATTTGCACGCTACGGCGCGCCGCCGGAAGAGACGGCGCCGCTCGAGCCGATCGATCTCGCCGCGGCGGCGACCGAACTCGCGTCGCTCTTCTCGCTCACGGCGGAGCGACCAACGGTCGAAGTGTCCGGGAGTGCGGCCGGGCCGGTACTGTCGCGAAAAGAGGAATTGATCCAGGTCCTCCTTAATCTTCTCGACAACGCCCGACAGGCGGGTGCGTCGGTGGTCAGGATGGTGCTCGCCGGGTATTCGCTCAGGGTGACGGACGACGGGAAGGGGATTTCGGCCGACCAGATCGCCCGGATCTTCGAGCCGGCGTTCTCGACGACGACGAGCGGGACCGGTCTCGGTCTGGCGATTGTTCGGCGGCTGGTCGATGGGTGGGGGGCGACCGTTGCCGTCGAGAGCGAGCCGGGAAGGGGAGCGACCTTTACGATCAGGTTCGCAGCTGGGGGCGGGGGAGAAGAGGCGGGAGGGTGA
- a CDS encoding TolC family protein, with protein MPMRRTSAVLLLVALLVAAAARLGAQAQVPHQLSLQQALQLAKANNPTYRQAVDAADPAAEAVKEAKWAILPRLSLNGGMGYTGSGSQTFGGTVFTSSSLLSSNYGFNASMQLSPQTWMTPSLNRAQERVADENINVSGVTLTSNVSTQYFTVLRALATVNVAIQQITADSGQLRLAQAKQAVGQASLLDVLSAQTAMANHQVQLLQARQAATQAKITLVQMIGMPGDANVDSLALTEPYPLTEPHFDLAQLEASAHTANPSIRSLLAQDHANSVNVHIQKLARLPTVSLSAGLSGYTQESTDENSLIVNRLQSAQGQEANCAFQNQILLGLNPPLQGSIIPDCKAFSGLDATGTALQPSIVNEIHAENSVFPFAFTRNPLSVNLQFSLPLWDGYSRSLAISQAEAARDEGRESLRAQQLATDAQIQSQLLAVTTAWQRIGIQDSNRVTARQQLQLAQDKYRIGNGSVLDVSAAQTAMTQAEADYVNAIYDYHLAVVALEAAVGRPLR; from the coding sequence ATGCCGATGCGTCGGACCAGTGCTGTCCTTCTTCTTGTCGCGCTTCTTGTCGCGGCCGCCGCGCGCCTTGGCGCCCAGGCGCAAGTGCCCCATCAATTGTCGCTCCAGCAGGCGCTCCAGCTGGCCAAGGCGAACAATCCAACCTACCGCCAGGCGGTCGACGCTGCCGATCCCGCCGCTGAAGCGGTCAAGGAGGCGAAGTGGGCGATTCTCCCCCGCCTCTCGCTCAACGGCGGCATGGGATATACCGGCTCCGGTAGCCAGACCTTCGGCGGAACCGTTTTCACCAGTTCGTCGCTGCTGAGTTCGAACTACGGATTCAACGCGTCGATGCAATTGTCGCCGCAGACCTGGATGACGCCGTCACTCAACCGGGCGCAGGAACGGGTCGCCGACGAGAATATCAACGTGTCGGGGGTCACGCTGACCTCGAACGTGAGCACCCAGTACTTCACCGTCCTCCGCGCCCTCGCCACCGTCAACGTGGCGATCCAGCAGATCACCGCTGACAGCGGGCAGCTCCGGCTGGCGCAGGCGAAGCAGGCGGTCGGCCAGGCGTCTTTGCTCGATGTCCTCTCCGCCCAGACGGCGATGGCGAATCATCAGGTGCAGCTGCTGCAGGCACGCCAGGCAGCCACGCAGGCGAAGATCACCCTGGTGCAGATGATCGGGATGCCGGGCGACGCCAACGTCGATTCGCTCGCATTGACTGAGCCGTATCCGCTCACCGAGCCGCATTTCGATCTCGCCCAGCTCGAGGCGTCGGCGCACACCGCCAATCCGAGCATCCGCTCGCTCCTGGCGCAGGATCACGCCAATTCGGTGAACGTGCACATCCAGAAGCTGGCCCGTCTCCCGACCGTGTCGCTGAGCGCCGGCCTGAGCGGATATACGCAGGAGTCGACCGATGAGAACTCGCTCATCGTCAACCGGCTGCAGAGCGCCCAGGGGCAGGAAGCCAACTGCGCCTTCCAGAATCAGATCCTCCTGGGGTTGAATCCCCCCCTGCAGGGATCGATCATTCCGGATTGCAAGGCGTTCTCCGGCCTCGACGCAACCGGCACGGCGCTGCAGCCGAGCATTGTCAACGAGATTCACGCAGAGAACTCGGTCTTCCCGTTCGCGTTCACCCGCAATCCGCTGTCGGTCAACCTGCAGTTCTCGCTGCCGCTGTGGGACGGTTACTCGCGGTCGCTGGCGATTTCGCAGGCCGAGGCGGCGCGCGACGAGGGGCGTGAATCACTCCGCGCGCAGCAGCTGGCGACCGACGCGCAGATTCAATCGCAGCTCCTCGCCGTCACCACGGCGTGGCAGCGGATCGGGATCCAGGATTCCAACCGGGTGACCGCCCGGCAGCAGTTGCAGCTGGCGCAGGACAAATACCGGATCGGCAACGGATCGGTCCTCGACGTCTCTGCCGCCCAGACCGCGATGACGCAGGCCGAAGCCGATTACGTCAACGCGATCTACGATTACCATCTCGCCGTCGTCGCCCTCGAGGCTGCGGTCGGCCGACCCCTTCGCTGA
- a CDS encoding efflux RND transporter periplasmic adaptor subunit: protein MSRGARLTAGLVIVVAVIGGVVMLGANRKGQRGTEVRMEKVGHRDLVAAVTASGQIEAKSDVDISADVTARITKLHVKEGDMVTEGELLVELDQAQFKGAVEVGQASLAQANASNLQAVANRDQAKRTLDRQTELQKTSPQLITKESVEQAQQAYTVAQALVKSSEAQMAQAQASLKEAQDNLARTMIYSPIAGRVVRLAVEEGEVAVPGTFSKETGLLMRIADMSTILAKVKVDETDVVRLAHGDSVSVSIDAFPDTTFVGHVTKIGNSASTDASTSTTSSTDKAVDFDVEVTLANPPKDVRPDLSMTARIITDVRKGALSIPIIALTARAAPNKAGDTGPSAPLTASPGDTTANKVKEQDGVFVVENGLARFRPVKVGITGDEYFEVLDGLKEGETVVSGTYQAIRDMKDSTKVKAATAMPADVKKP, encoded by the coding sequence ATGTCGCGTGGAGCAAGGCTCACAGCTGGACTCGTGATCGTCGTGGCGGTGATCGGCGGCGTCGTCATGCTTGGCGCCAACCGAAAGGGGCAGCGCGGAACCGAGGTGCGGATGGAGAAGGTCGGCCATCGCGACCTCGTGGCAGCCGTGACGGCCAGCGGCCAGATCGAGGCGAAGTCCGACGTGGACATCTCCGCCGATGTAACCGCCAGGATCACCAAGCTCCATGTGAAGGAAGGCGACATGGTGACCGAGGGTGAGCTGCTGGTCGAACTCGACCAGGCGCAGTTCAAGGGCGCGGTCGAAGTGGGACAGGCATCGCTGGCACAGGCGAACGCCAGCAACCTGCAGGCCGTCGCCAATCGCGATCAGGCGAAGCGCACCCTGGATCGTCAGACCGAACTGCAGAAGACGTCGCCGCAACTGATCACCAAGGAATCGGTGGAGCAGGCGCAGCAGGCGTACACCGTGGCGCAGGCCCTGGTGAAGTCGTCCGAAGCGCAGATGGCGCAGGCACAGGCGTCGCTCAAGGAAGCGCAGGACAACCTCGCCCGCACCATGATCTATTCGCCGATTGCCGGCCGCGTCGTTCGTCTTGCGGTCGAGGAGGGCGAAGTCGCGGTCCCCGGGACCTTCTCGAAGGAGACCGGGCTGCTGATGCGGATCGCAGACATGTCGACGATCCTCGCCAAGGTGAAGGTTGATGAAACCGACGTGGTGCGCCTGGCGCACGGCGATTCGGTCTCGGTGTCGATCGATGCGTTCCCCGACACGACCTTCGTCGGCCACGTCACCAAGATCGGCAACAGCGCCTCCACCGACGCGAGTACCTCGACCACGAGCTCAACCGACAAGGCTGTCGACTTCGATGTCGAGGTAACGCTCGCCAATCCCCCCAAGGATGTTCGCCCCGACCTGAGCATGACGGCGCGGATCATCACCGATGTCCGGAAGGGCGCGCTCAGCATCCCGATCATCGCGCTCACCGCACGCGCGGCGCCGAACAAGGCCGGTGACACGGGACCGAGCGCACCGTTGACCGCCAGTCCGGGCGATACCACCGCCAACAAGGTGAAGGAGCAGGACGGCGTCTTCGTGGTGGAGAACGGGCTGGCACGCTTCCGGCCGGTCAAGGTCGGGATCACCGGTGACGAGTACTTCGAAGTGCTCGACGGCCTCAAGGAAGGCGAAACAGTCGTGTCGGGAACGTACCAGGCGATCCGCGACATGAAGGATTCGACCAAGGTGAAGGCCGCCACGGCGATGCCGGCCGACGTGAAGAAGCCATGA
- a CDS encoding ABC transporter ATP-binding protein, whose amino-acid sequence MNEVIIKLEGITREYIMGSEHVRALRGVDLAIHRNEYVAIMGPSGSGKSTMMNVLGCLDTPSDGRYWLNGHEVSEMRDDALARVRNREIGFVFQTFNLLPRASALANVELPLVYAGTSARERRRRAEQALHRVGLGERMLHKPNELSGGQRQRVAIARALVNEPSILLADEPTGNLDSTTSEEIMRVFGSLHAQGQTVVLVTHEPDIAAHAHRVIVLRDGRIDTDRTNPPHAGAAAA is encoded by the coding sequence ATGAACGAAGTGATCATCAAGCTCGAGGGGATCACCCGTGAGTACATCATGGGGAGCGAGCATGTCCGCGCCCTGCGCGGCGTCGACCTCGCGATCCATCGCAATGAATACGTCGCGATCATGGGGCCGTCAGGCTCCGGCAAGTCGACGATGATGAACGTCCTCGGCTGCCTCGACACGCCGAGCGACGGGCGCTACTGGCTCAACGGGCACGAAGTGTCGGAGATGCGCGACGACGCCCTTGCCCGCGTGCGCAACCGGGAGATCGGCTTCGTCTTCCAGACCTTCAATCTTCTCCCGCGCGCTTCGGCGCTCGCCAACGTCGAACTCCCGCTGGTCTACGCCGGCACCTCCGCGCGGGAACGTCGCCGCCGCGCCGAACAGGCACTGCATCGCGTCGGCCTCGGCGAACGGATGCTCCACAAACCCAACGAACTGTCGGGCGGTCAGCGGCAGCGCGTCGCGATCGCCCGCGCGCTGGTCAACGAACCGTCGATCCTCCTCGCCGACGAGCCGACCGGGAATCTCGATTCGACCACGAGCGAGGAGATCATGCGCGTCTTCGGATCACTCCACGCACAGGGTCAGACCGTGGTCCTCGTGACGCACGAGCCCGACATCGCGGCGCACGCGCATCGCGTGATCGTGCTGCGCGACGGCAGGATCGACACCGACCGCACCAACCCACCGCACGCCGGCGCGGCGGCGGCCTGA
- a CDS encoding ABC transporter permease: MPLLEAVRLALSSIRAQKLKSFFSLIGVLIGVTFLIAVVSIVQGMNVYMTNKFANAIGGVNTFQLQSRPGMTFGNVTEAMWKEWQRRPKITVEDAAYVEARMRTPVHFSREAETNIAVGYRGKNATGIDLEAVDAEFFDIKHWNVDDGRAFAPQEVDVGAPVVVIGTDLAEGLFPAGVKPVGKTITIGGIPYRVIGVVEKQGTLFGISLDRFAVVPITSPARRLIDRPHVIEDLQIQADDPSQMPQAVDEVTTLMRIRRGLKPNEPDNFAIDTAQEALDQWGKISHILFLALPGLVGISLVVGGIVIMNIMLMSVVERTREIGIRKALGARNQDILAQFVVESATLSLAGAVFGIGSGLGLAFVVRALTPLPAAVAPWSIGLAVGLGILVGMIAGVYPARQASRLDPIVALGHE; encoded by the coding sequence ATGCCGCTCCTCGAAGCGGTTCGCCTCGCCCTGTCGTCGATCCGCGCGCAGAAGCTCAAGAGCTTCTTTTCGCTGATCGGCGTGCTGATCGGTGTCACCTTCCTGATTGCGGTGGTGTCGATCGTTCAGGGGATGAACGTGTACATGACCAACAAGTTCGCCAACGCGATCGGCGGCGTGAACACCTTCCAGTTGCAGTCCCGACCGGGCATGACCTTCGGCAACGTCACCGAAGCGATGTGGAAGGAGTGGCAACGGCGTCCCAAGATCACGGTCGAAGACGCGGCGTACGTCGAAGCGCGGATGCGGACCCCGGTCCATTTCTCTCGCGAGGCGGAAACCAACATTGCCGTTGGCTATCGCGGCAAGAACGCCACCGGCATCGACCTCGAGGCCGTAGACGCGGAGTTCTTCGACATCAAGCACTGGAATGTCGACGACGGTCGCGCCTTCGCGCCGCAGGAAGTCGACGTCGGCGCGCCGGTCGTTGTCATCGGCACAGACCTGGCCGAGGGACTCTTTCCCGCGGGGGTCAAGCCGGTGGGAAAGACCATCACGATCGGCGGCATTCCCTATCGCGTGATCGGCGTGGTCGAAAAGCAGGGCACCCTGTTCGGCATTTCGCTCGACCGCTTCGCCGTGGTGCCGATCACCTCGCCGGCCCGCCGGCTGATCGACCGGCCGCATGTGATCGAAGACCTGCAGATCCAGGCCGACGACCCGTCGCAGATGCCGCAGGCGGTCGATGAGGTCACCACGCTGATGCGGATTCGCCGGGGCCTCAAGCCGAACGAGCCGGACAATTTCGCCATTGATACCGCGCAGGAAGCGCTCGATCAGTGGGGCAAGATCTCCCACATTCTGTTTCTGGCGCTGCCGGGCCTCGTGGGAATCTCGCTGGTGGTCGGCGGCATCGTCATCATGAACATCATGTTGATGTCGGTGGTTGAGCGGACGCGCGAGATCGGCATTCGCAAGGCGCTCGGAGCCCGCAATCAGGATATCCTGGCGCAGTTCGTGGTCGAGTCGGCGACGCTGTCGCTGGCCGGCGCCGTGTTCGGCATCGGCAGCGGGCTCGGCCTGGCCTTCGTCGTGCGGGCGTTGACGCCGCTGCCGGCGGCCGTGGCGCCGTGGTCGATCGGCCTCGCTGTCGGACTCGGAATCCTGGTGGGAATGATTGCCGGCGTCTATCCGGCGCGTCAGGCGTCGCGGCTCGACCCGATTGTCGCGCTGGGGCACGAATGA
- a CDS encoding ABC transporter permease, whose protein sequence is MSSLGRGNVLARGFEGVVLAIDAVRANKTRASLTILGIAIGVMVVIAMASTITGIQRSVSDVVSRAGPTSFYVMRHYQTGIVFDDRDAAWRHRPRISRDEAELIRTLPGVADVNVSENASSSVSYRSTNLSSVNVSGMDSPWLKVGGGTLIEGRNFTPVDEAALSYVVVINDKAAELLLAGLDPIGKVLRIFGLPFTVVGVYQDPSGLFSQSSPRFIVPHTTFVKSADYDRGAMQIIVFPQPGVSQPEAMDQVTTALRIRRGLKPGDDNSFDLVSGDKLLEGFNSITSGFFLVMLALSSVGLMVGGVGVVAIMMISVTERTREIGVRKALGATHGEILFQFLVEAATLTLIGGICGLILGAIIAYAVNHFTPIPAAIPLWSVAAAMLASAVTGIFFGLYPANKAAGLDPVDALRYE, encoded by the coding sequence ATGAGTTCGCTCGGCCGGGGCAACGTGCTCGCTCGCGGCTTCGAGGGCGTCGTCCTCGCGATTGACGCCGTGCGGGCCAACAAGACCCGGGCGTCGCTCACGATTCTGGGGATCGCCATCGGCGTCATGGTCGTCATCGCGATGGCGTCGACGATCACCGGCATCCAGCGGTCGGTCAGCGACGTCGTGTCGCGCGCCGGCCCGACCTCATTCTACGTCATGCGGCATTACCAGACCGGGATCGTGTTCGACGACCGTGACGCCGCCTGGCGGCATCGCCCGCGCATCAGCCGCGACGAAGCGGAACTGATCCGGACGTTGCCGGGTGTCGCCGACGTCAACGTGTCGGAAAACGCCTCGTCGTCAGTCAGCTATCGCAGCACCAACCTGAGTTCGGTGAACGTCTCCGGCATGGATTCACCGTGGCTCAAGGTCGGCGGTGGTACGCTCATCGAGGGGCGCAATTTCACGCCGGTGGATGAAGCCGCGCTGAGCTACGTCGTGGTGATCAACGACAAGGCAGCCGAGCTGCTCCTCGCCGGCCTTGATCCGATCGGCAAGGTCCTGCGGATCTTCGGTCTGCCGTTCACGGTGGTGGGAGTCTATCAGGACCCGTCCGGACTCTTCTCCCAGAGCTCGCCCCGGTTCATCGTGCCGCACACCACGTTCGTCAAGTCGGCCGACTACGACCGGGGCGCCATGCAGATCATCGTCTTCCCGCAGCCCGGCGTCTCGCAGCCGGAGGCGATGGACCAGGTCACCACCGCGTTGCGCATTCGCCGCGGTCTCAAGCCGGGGGACGACAACAGCTTCGACCTCGTCTCCGGTGACAAGCTGCTCGAAGGGTTCAACAGCATCACCTCGGGATTCTTCCTGGTCATGCTGGCCTTGTCCAGCGTTGGCTTGATGGTCGGCGGCGTGGGCGTGGTGGCGATCATGATGATTTCGGTGACGGAGCGGACCCGCGAAATCGGGGTGCGCAAGGCGCTCGGGGCCACTCACGGCGAGATCCTCTTCCAATTCCTGGTCGAGGCGGCGACGCTGACGCTGATCGGCGGCATTTGCGGGCTGATTCTCGGTGCCATCATCGCGTACGCCGTCAACCACTTCACGCCGATCCCTGCGGCGATTCCGCTCTGGTCGGTGGCTGCGGCGATGCTGGCCTCGGCGGTGACGGGCATCTTCTTCGGCCTCTATCCCGCCAACAAGGCCGCCGGCCTCGACCCGGTCGATGCCCTCCGGTACGAGTGA